The following coding sequences lie in one Pectobacterium sp. A5351 genomic window:
- a CDS encoding heme ABC transporter ATP-binding protein yields MTDSALDQTLVARHLRFQTNGRTLTDDVSLKLHCGEIVAIIGPNGAGKSTLLRLLTGYLTPDDGECLLAGQPFSHWQPGALAKTRAVMRQHSGMAFAFSVRDVVAMGRSPHGRYPKNDDVIQQVMAQTGCLELAARDYRHLSGGEQQRVQLARVLAQLWHPEPTPGWLFLDEPTSALDLYHQQHLLRLLKQLTREQPLSVCCVLHDLNLAALYADRILLLHEGKLVAQGSPEQVLQAETLTRWYRADLSVGSHPDYTIPQVYLRQ; encoded by the coding sequence ATGACTGACTCAGCGCTCGACCAGACGTTAGTCGCACGTCATCTACGCTTTCAGACCAACGGCCGTACTCTGACGGATGATGTTTCGCTGAAGCTACACTGTGGGGAAATCGTCGCGATTATCGGCCCTAACGGCGCGGGGAAGTCGACCCTGCTCCGTCTATTGACCGGTTATTTGACGCCCGATGACGGCGAATGTCTGTTAGCCGGACAGCCGTTTTCACACTGGCAGCCCGGCGCGCTGGCAAAAACGCGCGCGGTGATGCGTCAACATAGTGGCATGGCGTTCGCGTTTAGCGTACGGGATGTCGTCGCGATGGGGCGTTCCCCGCATGGTCGCTACCCGAAAAATGATGATGTTATTCAGCAGGTCATGGCGCAAACAGGCTGTCTGGAACTGGCGGCGCGCGACTATCGCCACCTTTCCGGCGGAGAGCAGCAGCGTGTACAGCTCGCTCGCGTGCTGGCGCAGCTGTGGCATCCAGAACCGACACCAGGCTGGCTGTTTCTCGATGAACCGACTTCAGCGCTGGATTTGTATCATCAGCAACATCTCTTGCGGTTGCTCAAGCAGCTCACGCGTGAACAACCGCTCTCCGTGTGCTGTGTTCTGCACGATCTGAATCTGGCCGCACTGTATGCCGATCGCATCCTGCTGTTGCACGAAGGGAAGCTGGTCGCACAGGGTTCGCCCGAGCAGGTGCTACAGGCTGAGACGTTGACCCGCTGGTATCGCGCCGACCTCAGCGTCGGTTCACACCCAGACTACACCATTCCGCAGGTTTATCTGCGGCAATAA
- a CDS encoding FecCD family ABC transporter permease yields MTSRFHPRTWLIALLFLMVALMVGAANMGALTLSLKMLWQTPLDDPLWHIWLNIRVPRVLLAILVGGALACSGAIMQGLFRNPLADPGLLGISSGAALCVALTIVLPLGLPPLLALYGPMFAAFAGSLTVTAIIFILSRTEQGGLTRLLLAGIALNALCIALIGVLTYISTDQQLRQFSLWGMGSLGQAQWPMLLVASTLTIPAMIATLYYACRLNLLQLGDEEAHYLGVNVKRTKHILLLLSSLLVGVAVAVSGVIGFVGLIIPHLIRLHLGADHRWLIPGSILGGACLLLFADTLARTLLAPAEMPVGLLSSLIGGPYFLWLIVQHKGRSND; encoded by the coding sequence ATGACGTCACGGTTTCATCCGCGCACCTGGTTGATCGCGCTGCTGTTCCTGATGGTGGCACTGATGGTGGGGGCCGCCAACATGGGCGCACTGACCCTATCGCTCAAGATGTTATGGCAAACACCGCTTGACGATCCGCTCTGGCATATCTGGCTGAATATCCGCGTTCCCCGCGTGCTGCTGGCGATCCTCGTCGGCGGCGCGTTGGCCTGTTCCGGCGCGATCATGCAAGGGTTATTTCGCAACCCGCTGGCCGATCCCGGTCTGCTTGGGATCAGCAGCGGTGCTGCACTCTGCGTGGCGCTGACTATCGTGCTGCCGCTCGGCCTTCCGCCACTTCTGGCACTTTACGGTCCGATGTTCGCCGCCTTTGCCGGTAGTCTGACGGTGACCGCGATCATTTTCATCCTCAGCCGCACCGAACAGGGTGGATTAACCCGATTATTACTGGCTGGCATCGCGCTCAATGCACTGTGTATCGCGCTGATCGGCGTCTTGACCTATATCAGTACCGACCAACAACTACGCCAATTTTCGCTCTGGGGCATGGGTAGCCTCGGGCAGGCGCAGTGGCCGATGTTGCTGGTTGCCAGCACGCTGACCATCCCTGCCATGATTGCGACATTGTACTACGCATGCCGTCTGAATTTATTGCAGCTAGGGGACGAAGAAGCGCATTACCTTGGCGTTAACGTGAAGCGCACCAAGCACATTCTGCTGCTGCTCAGCTCGCTGCTGGTCGGTGTAGCGGTGGCGGTCAGCGGCGTGATCGGATTTGTCGGGCTCATCATTCCGCACCTGATACGTTTGCATCTGGGTGCCGATCATCGCTGGCTCATTCCCGGTTCCATCCTCGGCGGTGCCTGCCTGCTGCTGTTTGCCGATACGCTGGCACGCACGCTGCTTGCGCCGGCAGAAATGCCCGTTGGGCTGTTAAGCAGCCTGATTGGCGGGCCATATTTCTTATGGCTGATCGTTCAGCACAAAGGACGTAGCAATGACTGA
- a CDS encoding heme/hemin ABC transporter substrate-binding protein: MKNWLFPLLLTLPLGVSAAERIVSIGGDVTEIIYALGAEKDLVARDSTSLHPEAVKKLPDVGYMRQLNTEGILAMKPSLVVASDLSQPSLILQQVADSGTKVVHVPAQPSLDVVPQKIDVIAQALGKDTEGKKLTETYQQQLAAVKTSPLPVNVLFVLSHGGMTAMAAGKNTPADTIIRHAGLKNAMQNVERYQPLSQEGVVASAPDLILISSQGLKTLGGEAQVWKLPGLELTPAGKNKRLLVVDDMAMLGFTLDTPALMATLRQTAEAIK; this comes from the coding sequence ATGAAAAACTGGTTATTCCCCCTGCTTTTGACACTCCCGCTGGGGGTGTCTGCTGCCGAACGTATCGTTTCTATCGGCGGCGACGTCACGGAAATCATCTATGCGCTGGGCGCAGAGAAAGACCTTGTTGCACGTGATAGTACCAGTCTGCACCCGGAAGCCGTGAAGAAACTGCCTGATGTCGGTTACATGCGTCAGCTCAACACCGAAGGCATTCTGGCGATGAAACCTTCTCTGGTCGTTGCCAGCGATCTGTCTCAACCGTCGCTTATCCTGCAACAGGTTGCGGACAGCGGCACTAAAGTGGTGCATGTGCCTGCCCAACCTTCACTGGATGTCGTGCCGCAGAAAATCGATGTCATCGCACAAGCGCTGGGCAAAGACACCGAAGGGAAAAAGCTGACGGAAACCTATCAGCAGCAGTTGGCGGCAGTCAAAACGTCACCGCTACCGGTTAACGTGCTGTTTGTTCTCAGCCACGGCGGCATGACCGCGATGGCCGCTGGCAAAAACACTCCAGCGGATACCATTATCCGCCATGCTGGGTTGAAGAATGCCATGCAGAACGTTGAACGCTACCAGCCGTTGTCACAAGAAGGCGTGGTTGCCAGCGCACCGGATCTGATTCTTATCTCCAGCCAGGGGCTGAAAACGCTGGGCGGCGAAGCGCAGGTCTGGAAATTACCTGGGCTAGAGCTGACGCCGGCAGGTAAGAACAAGCGTCTGCTGGTCGTCGACGATATGGCAATGCTGGGCTTTACGCTCGATACGCCGGCGCTGATGGCAACGCTGCGTCAGACCGCCGAAGCGATCAAATGA